The region ACGGTGCTGTTCAGCGGTTGCTGTTCAAATCTAGCTTTAGCCCTGATTGCCCGTCAATCCGTTGCAACAGCATTGTTAGCTTGGGGACGCACCGATCGCCACCCAACGACGCCTCACCCACA is a window of Leptolyngbyaceae cyanobacterium JSC-12 DNA encoding:
- a CDS encoding hypothetical protein (IMG reference gene:2510098750~manually curated~partial gene); this translates as RVICGSESAQQSRGAIGSSENTQEAVGEASLGGDRCVPKLTMLLQRIDGQSGLKLDLNSNR